From one Pristis pectinata isolate sPriPec2 chromosome 12, sPriPec2.1.pri, whole genome shotgun sequence genomic stretch:
- the cisd1 gene encoding CDGSH iron-sulfur domain-containing protein 1, with translation MGSSSTLKEWAAAISLTIGAAAIGYVAYRTLYSRDKGCKSLVNLDIQKDTPKVVHAFDIEDLGDKAVYCRCWRSKQFPMCDGSHTKHNDETGDNVGPLIIKKREA, from the exons AATGGGCTGCAGCAATTTCACTGACAATTGGAGCTGCTGCTATTGGTTATGTGGCCTACAGAACTTTATACTCAAGAGACAAAGGCTGTAAGTCATTGGTTAACCTAGACATCCAGAAGGATACACCTAAAGTAGTTCATGCATTTGATATTGAAGATCTGGGAGACAAAGCTGTGTATTGTAGATGCTGGCGATCTAAACAA TTCCCAATGTGTGATGGTTCTCACACTAAACACAATGATGAAACGGGAGACAATGTAGGGCCATTGATAATCAAAAAAAGAGAAGCCTGA